From the Thermoanaerobacterales bacterium genome, the window TCCTGGGCTGGTTCGCCTTGGACGAGGTTATCCATGGCAAGGCCCGGACCCCGGGCGTTTTGCATCCGTTCAACCCCGACACCTGGGTGAAGAGCATCGTCACCGTCCAGGGGCGCACCACCGTGGACTTTACGGCGAAGATTCTCCGCGATGATGTTCCCTGGTCAGTTCGTCAACTGGCCGTGCAGGCGTTGGTCAACACCCTGACCGAGTTCCCCGAGACCAAACAGGTCCGCTTTACCGTCAACGGTGTGCAGTACCCCTGGCTGTACCAGTACCGCACGCGGGACCTCTCGCAGGTCCGGGGCGGGGAGCAGGGGCCGGTGGAGCCGTCCATTTCCGTCAACGTTCACGACTGGCAGTGGATCGGCTCGCCGCTCGCGGTCCGCGGAAAGACCGGGAACTTCAGCGGCCTGGTGCTGGTCGAGCTGAAGGACTACGACGGTGACCTTGTTGCCCGCGGATGGGCGTGGGTCGGCGAGGGAGCCAACGGCTTCAGTACCTGCCTGACCTACGAGACGCCTCAGGACTGGGTCGGGAGCCTCACGGTGACCACCTGGAACGCCGGCGACTGGAGCAAGGGTCCGGGCCTCGAAGTGCCGGTTCTTTTCAGCCGCCCGTGAGCAAGCATCGTTTTCCGCTTTTCCAATTTAACTTAATGATGGCCTTTTCGACCTTGTCCAGGTGGTCGTACATCGCTTGGCGTGCCTGTTCCATGTTCCCCTGGCGGATCTCCTCGAAAAGCGCCCGGTGCTCGCGCAACAGGCGCTGCGGGGTACCCGGCGTCAGGTAGAACTGCCGGCGCGCCGCGTACAGCATCTGGCGCATCGTTCCGGCGATGGTGTTCATCAGCCGCACCAGGAGCGGGTTCTGCGTCGCCACGGCGACGGCGTAATGGAAGCGCCAGTCGGCATCCTCGCCCAGGTCACCGCTGACGATGTCCCGCTCCATCTGGACCAGGGCCTGTTCCATTTGGTCCAGGTCCTGCTGCCCGTGCCGCAGGGCGGCCAGCCCGGCCGAGGCCACCTCGAGTACCTTGCGCAGTTCCAGCAGTTCACGGATCATGTCGCGCTCGGTCATCAGCACCAGGCCGATCGTCTCGATCAGGGACCCCAGGTCGCACTTTCGGACGAAGGCCCCCTCCCCCTGCCGCACCTCGATAATACCCATCGCCTCCAGGGCGCGAAAGGCCTCTCGCACGGCGGCCCGGCCGACCTCCAGCCTGTTGGCCATCTCCCGCTCGGAGATCAGGCGGTCTCCCGGGTTCAGTGTCCCCATGGCGATCATGTGCTTGATCTGTTCGATGATCTCTTCGTAAGTCTTGCGACGGCGAATCGGCTTGAATTCCGGCACGTTGCACTCCCCCTGGTCCAATGATTCGGGCGGCCCAAGGCGGACCGGGACTGCTACCAGGATGGTCCGGATTACGGTCAAGACAGCGGCCGTATAGCCCTTTCATCTTTTGAAATGTCCAGCGCGTAAAATAGAGGAAGAGAATCGGATTGTTCAGTCGCCGCGGTAGAGGACCCGGGGACCGACCTCCGCCAGGTTTCGGCATCCGGTCAGGATCATGGCCTGTTTCAGTTCGGCGGTCATTTTTTCGAGGATCAAGCGCACGCCGTCGGCCCCGCCCCCGAAGGCGCCGATAACCAGCGGGCGGCCGACGAGCACCGCGCGGGCGCCGAGAGCGAGGAGCTTCAAGGCGTCCACTCCGGATCGCACGCCCCCGTCCGCCAGGACGGTAATGCGGTCGCCGACGGCGCGGACGATTTGCGGGAGGACGTCGGCCGCTCCGGGGGTATGGTCCAGGATGCGGCCTCCGTGGTTGGAGATCACGATGGCGGCCGCCCCGGCCTCCACGGCCAGTTCCGCCTCGTCGACCGTCATCACACCTTTAAGAATGAACGGCAAGCGGGTGGCGGCGATAACCTCGCCCAGCTCCCCAAGGGTCTTCGGACCGACGGGCTGGCCCTTGAGGGCCATAGTGACCAAGCCGGCGCCGTCGATGTCGACCCCCGCCGCCCGTGCACCGGCCTCTTCGGCGCGGGCCAACCGTTGGCGGATCGCCTCCTGCGCCCGGGGCTTGATGATCGGCACCCCCCGCCCGTCCTCGGCGGCGACGGCCTCCAGACCGGAGTCGTACATCGCTGGGTCGGCGCCGTCCCCCGTAAAGCCGAGGGATCCGGCCATCCGGCTGCCGGTCACGATCGCCCCGATAAACTCCCGCTCGGTCAGGGCCCCGCCCATGTTATACGGGGTGCCGGTGATCGGGGCGGCCAGGATGGGAGTTGCCAGCTCCTCCCCGAAGAGGGTGAGGCGGGTATCAGGATCGACCGCATCGTGGATGGTTCGCATGTTAAGGTGCAGACGCGCCAGGGCTTCAAGGTTGGCCTTGAAGCCGGCCCCTGTGCCGACACCCCCCATTCCCGGCACCTCGCCGGCGCAGACCCGCCCGTCACAGACGGGGCAGACCCGGCAGTAGCCCTGCATCCTCTCCCTGGCAACCTTGCGCATTGCCTCCAGGTCCATGCTCCAAATAGTCCTCCTTCGTGGCGTTTGAGGCGGGACCTTGACGAAGTTTCAACCTCCTTTCCGGCTTGTTTGTCCCGCCGGTGGTCTGACCAGTAGACCACTGTATAAGACACACTATTCAATCAATTCTGGCAATATCCTTCAGGGTAAGAAAAAAGGGAAGAAGAATTTTGTATTTTTTTCGGGGAAACCTGAGCCGCGGAAGCGGGGTGGCGGGTGGACCCGGCTGAAGACCGAAGAGCAGTGACAGACTGGAGGCTCGGCCGGGGTGTCCTAGATTTTACGGCGGAGGCGGTAAACGGCGCGGGCCAGAAACACGACCAGACCGGTACCGGCGGCAAAGATGAGAAACATGGCGATGGCTCCGAAGTCAATCATGGGCGTGTTGACCCCCTTTCCCCCAAAAGCTTCCCCGGGGCGGCGGGCCTTATGCGTAAAAAGACCGGCTTTTGTATGCCGGTCTTTCCCTGGGAGAGGTGCGTAATCCTACGCTATTCGGTTTTGCCACCATGATATGTCAGAGGCCGCCGGGATGTGCCTTCCCCACTTACTCGCGGTCTTTCAGTGTGGGACGGGCCATGCGTACGATATATAAATAGGCGGCCAGGCCGCCGACGACGATCGCCGCCAGGGCTACGAATCCTGCCGTGGTCATAGTGAGAGCACCTCCCCTCTTACGTTTCTTTTCCGCCGGGCCGGGCTTACGGCAGACATTTTCGCATGCGATGATTTACGGTGCCGGCGGGAAAATGTCCCCGCTCTCGGATACCGTATCGGGCGCCGGGGGCGGCGCCGTCCTCTGCTCCCGCAACCGGTTTTCCTCCTTCGCGGGCGGTCCCGGGGCGGGCTCCGCGGGAGCCCCGGGTTGCGGTGCGACCGGAAGCAGCAGAGAAGCAAGGCGCGGGTCGCGGGCCATGTCGCGTACCAGGTCACGCATCTCGGGCCGGGCCATCAGGTCGAGGGCTGACCGGCGGGCCTGCGGGTTGCCGAGGGTTTCGGCCAGAGCCTTCCGCATCCTGTCGTCGTCCAGCATGCGGATCATGGCCTCCCGCGCCTCCGGGAGACCGAGGATGACTCCAAACGCTTCCTGCATCCGGACCGAACCCAGCCAGGAAGCGAAGGTGCGCTGCATGCGTTCGCTGGCGAAGATCTCGATCATCGGTCCCTGCACGCGTGGGGAACTCAGAATGTTGATCATCTCGCCCCGGTGACGGGGGTCGGTCAGGAAATCCTCCACCGCGCCCGCGGTCGGCGGCGGGAAGGCGGGACGCCGGGCGGCGTTGGGGCCGAAAACAAGGGTTCCCCAGACGCCGGCCGCGAGGGCCAGGATAGCCGTTCCCGTCAGTAACGCCCACCACCGGCGCGCCGGGTTTCCCGCCCGGTTACCCGTTCCCCCTCGAGGACCGTCCTGTTCCGTGCTGGGCATCGGGATTCCCTCCCTCCCCCCGTTTTTTTAGTTATGCATCCTGAATCACGGAGTTATCCGGGCGGCAGGAATCGAAGGAGCGTCTGGCAAAAAAAACAGACAAAACCCTGGGAGGTGTCGCTGCTGGGCCGTGCTAAGGCCTCGTATCGGGGTATATGGTTAATCATGGCATTCTCCCTGGTCCTTCTGGCGGGGATTGTCCTTTTCCCGGTCGAGGAGGGTTCGCGTCCGTTAGAGCAAGGGCAGCTTGGCGGGAAGCAGATCCCCCTTGTGGTGCTGGGGGGCGGGGAGGGATCCCTGACCCAGTACGATGTACGGTCCGTCTGGCTTGGTGTGGGGCGTGGCGCGCCGCCCGGAGGGGATGAGACGGCGGAGATGCTGATCCTCGACGGGCGGGCCTTTCTGGCGGAACACGGGCGTAAGAGCCCCGCGCCCTCGCGGGCGCTGGTGGATGTGGAGCATGCCGTCGGCCTGGCGGACGCGGCCCGCCCGGCGGCCTTCCTGTCCCTTTCCCCGGGACGCCCGGTGACGTTGGCGGAGCTGAACAACCAGATTATCAGCCGCCTGTCGGGCCCGGCCTTTGTCCTTGGGGTGGGCGAACTGGTCGACATCTCCTGGAGGGGGAAGGCCCGCGGGGTGCTGGCCGGGTACGTCGCACCGCCGGGCTCCCACCCTTTGGGCGGCGCCCGGGACGGCGCGGGGGAGGGGGAGATCCTCTGGCTGGAGACACCCGTACCCTTCCGGCCGGTGATGACTCCGCAGGAGACGGTGGCGGCGGCCCGCGACGGCTGCGCACGCACGTCTCCCGCGGCGCTCGGCCCCGGGGCGCGGTTCGTGTCCGCCGCCGTCTATGCCTGGCCGTCGCAAAAGACGAAGCCGGCGCAGGATATCGTGGATCCGCCGCTGGTCGACCTGAGCGTGTTCGCCCCGGACATCATGCAGGACGTCCGCTATGCCACGCCCTATAATTTCACCGGACAAACCATTTACCCGGCGGCCCGGTGTTACCTGGCACGACCGGTGGCGGAGCGGCTGTCGCGGGTCAACCGGGCGTTGATGCGGCAGGGATACCGCCTTAAGGTCTTTGACGGCTACCGGCCCACCTCGGCCCACTGGCGGCTCTGGGAACTGGCCGAGAACAGGGACTACCTGGCGAGCCCCTGGAGCGGGTCGCGGCACAGCCGCGGAGCCGCGGTTGATTTAACCCTGGTCACCCTGGACGGGCGCCCGTTGGAGATGCCCACCGAGTTTGACGCCTTTTCCGATAAGGCCCACCGGCAGGCGCCGATGCGGGAGACGGTCCGCCACAATCTGGAGATCCTGACGCGGGCGCTGGTCGCGGAGAACTTCTATCCCCTGCCCAACGAGTGGTGGCATTTTGATTACCTGGGCTGGGCCGCTTTTCCCCTGCGTGACATCCCGCTCGATTAAACCCCCCGGAGACCCGCGCTTGACTTGCGCCGCCGGTACATGGATACTGGGACGGGGAAGGGGATGAGGGATGGGCGAGATCCTGCTGGGCTACCTTCTGATTTTCGGGGCACGGGTGGCCGACGTGTCTCTGGACGTTATCCGGATCCTGTTGCTGACCCGGGGGCGGCGGCTATGGGCCAGCCTCGTCGGATTCACCGAGGTGGGCATCTTTATTATGGTCCTGAATTTTGTCCTCAGGGACGGACTGACCGATCCCGGCAAGATCATCGCCTATGCCGCGGGGTTTGCCACGGGGAACTATTTGGGCAGCCTGATCGAGGAGCGGCTGGCCATGGGTTACCTTTCCATCCAGGTTTTCCCGTCGGCCGGTATCGCGTCCACGGTCATCCAGTGCCTGCGGGACGCGGGCTTCGGGGTTACCGTCGTTACCGGCGAGGGGCGGAGCGGCCCGCGCCCGGTGCTGTTTGTCTTCATCAAGCGCCGGGACCTGCCCCGCGCGCTCGACATCCTGGAAAGCTGCGAACCGGACATTTTCTTTAACGTTTCGGATGCCCGCAGCATCCACGGCGGAGTCTTCCCGCAGAAGATGGCACGGTGAAGTAGGTCGTCGGCCATGATACGGAGGTATTCGCGGAGCGAATCCCTTTTGGGGCCTCGCCTTTAGGCCTCTTCCCCCGAGGCGGCGGGGATGGTGAAGGAGAAGACCGACCCCTCTCCCGGTTTTGATTTCACATTGACCTCTCCACCCTGGGCCTCCACGATCTGCCGGGCGATGGCCAGCCCCAGGCCGGTGCCCCCGAAATCCCGGGCCCGCGACTTCTCCACACGGTAAAAGCGCTCCCAGATGTGAGGCAGGTCCTCGGCCGGGATGCCCGGACCCTGGTCAGCCACCTGCACCAACAGGCGGTCCTCTTGATCCGCTACCGTGACCGTGACCCGTCCTCCGGGAGGGGAAAAGCGGATTGCGTTTTCAAGGAGGTTGGTCAGCACCTGCGCCGTTCGGTCCTCGTTGCCCAGGGCCGGGGGCAGGTCCGCCGGGGCCTCCACGTCTATGCCGACCTGGCGTTTGTCGGCGTAAGGCCGCAACTGGACGGCCACCCGGTGGGACAGGTCGGCCAGGTCGATGGCGTTGATTTCCCATGACGCCTTTCCGTGCTGCAGCCGGGAGAGATCCAGGAGGTCGTCGATCAGCCGCCGGAGGCGGAGAGTCTCCCGGTGGGCCAGGGCCACGTACCGTTCCCGCTCCCCCGGGTCCTCCAGCATGCCGTCCTGGATGGCCTCCAGTACCCCCTGCAGGGAGGTCAAGGGCGTGCGCAACTCATGCGAGACGTTGGCGACGAACTCCCGGCGCATGGCCTCCACGCGCCGTTGCTCTGTGACGTCCCGGATGACGGCCACGGCGCCCTCGACCCGGCCCTGCTCGTCGAGGAATGGTGCCGCCGTGGCCCGGATAATCCCCTCTCCCCGGCCGGGCTCCAGTTCGGCCGAGTGAGGGCGGCCTTCGGCCAGGACCCCGGCCAGGAGATCGGCCAGGTCCGGGGCGGCCGCCAGGAGCCCGGCGTCGTCCGTCCCGGTTAACCGGAGAATGCTGCAGGCGCTTTCATTGGAAAGGATGACCCGGTTCACCCGGTCGACGGCGATCACCCCTTCGGTCATATGGGCCAGGATCCCGGCCAGCTTCTTCTTTTCCCGGGCCAGAGCGCCCACCGTCTGGTCCAGGTTGGCGGCCAGGTGGTTCATGCTCGTCGCCAGCTGTTCAACCTCGGCCGGTCCGGAAACGGTCACCCGCTGGCTGTAGTCCCCCGCCGCCATGGCCAGGGAAGCCATCCCCATCTCCTGGAGGGGACGCGAAAGGGAGCGGGAGAGCAGGTAACCAAGGAGGATGGCCAGCACCACCGAGAACCCTGCGGCGTACAGGCTGATACGGCGGACGGTGGTGACCGTGGCCGCCAGGTCGGCCACGGGGGCAAAGAGGAGCAGCGCCCCGGCCACCTGGCCGTCCGGTCCCTGGAAGGGGACGGCGGCCGAGATTACGGTCCGTTCCAGGCGCGGGTCGTAGCCCCTTCCGGTCAAGACCTCTCCGCGCTGCAGGCGCTCGGTCTCCGCCGCGTCCAGCCGGAATGCGGGGCGGGGCCCGCCGCCGTATCCATGGCGCATCATGCCTATCATGCCCGGGCTTGCGCCCCAGGCCACGCCTTCGCGGTCGACCACCAGGACCTGGGCGTCGGCAAAGGAAGCGAGGCTCGCCAGCAGGGTCGGGGACAGCGTGCTCCCGGAACCGGTCCCGTAACTCTCAATGAGACGGGCCATTTCCTGCCCTTTACGGGCCAGTTCGCGTTCTTTGGCGGAGTAATAGTAGTTGGCGAAAAGCTGCGACGTCGCCGCGCTGATGGCGACGATGGTGACCAGGATCACGGCCAGGAAGGATAACAGCAACCGCGCAAACAGCGTCCGGCCGGGGCTGAAGCCGCGGACCTTCATGACGGCACCTCAAAGCGGTAGCCCAGGCCCCAGACGGTTTTGATGTAATTCGCTCCTCCGCCGCGGAGCTTCTCCCGCAAACGCTTGACGTGGGTGTCCACCGTCCGCGGGTCGCCGAAGTAGTCGTAACCCCATACCTGCGACAGAAGCTGGTCACGGGAGAAAACCCGCCCGGGGTGGCCGGCCAGGGTCCAGAGGAGGTCGAACTCCTTGGGGGCCAGGGTGATCTCCTGCCCGTCCAGGTCAACCCGCCGCGCCTGGTAATCAATAGTCAACGGCCCGTAAGTCAGAACGTGCTCCCCGCCCTGGTCGCCCTTCGCCCGGCGCAGCACGGCCTTTACGCGGGCCACCAGTTCCCGCGGGGAAAAGGGTTTGGTGATGTAGTCGTCCGCTCCCAGTTCCAGGCCCAGGACGCGATCGTACTCCTCGCCCTTGGCGGAAAGCATGATGATCGGGACCGGGAGTTCCTTGCGCAAAGTGCGGCAGACGGTCCAGCCGTCGAGTTTCGGGAGCATGATGTCCAGGACGACCAGGTCCGGCGCGTGTTCATGCACCCGTTGTAAGGCATCCTCGCCGTCATAGGCGCTTACCACGCGGAAGCCTTCCCGTGCCAGGTACATCCGTGCCAACTCCTGGACCGGTTCCTCGTCGTCCACGACCAGGATGGTCTGCTGCGTCATGCCGTGACACCTCCATCCCAAGTATAGAACAAAAGTACAGGGGGATGAAGGACTGGTGGGATATATGCCGCTGTGAGAAGAAAGAGAGAGGTGGGTCCGGGGGGAAGGAAAAACGTCGACCGCCTTCCGCGCTGTTTCCCACCTCTCACCTCCCACTTCTCACTTCTCAGAGGGCGGCACCGTTCGGGCAGTACGGTCCGGGACCGCCGCCCATCATGCCGCGGCCCTGGCCGCGCATCATCCCGTAACCCCGGGCGCCGGGGCCGAGCTGCTTCCACTTCTGCTGCTGTTCGGGCGTAAGAATCGACTGCATCTGCTCCCGATATTGAGCGGCCTGCTCGCGCATCTGGGTGCGCAGGGTGTTCGCCTCCTGGAGTCTCTGCTGGACCTTGTTCATGTCGGGATCACGCTCAAATTGCATTTGCCGGAGTTCGAACATTATATCCTGCAACTTGTTGCGCTGGGCCTGCATCTTCTGGTGGAACTGGGCCTGCAGGTCACGCATCTTCTGTGCCTGCTCATCGGTGAGCCCGAGAGACTGAACCATGTTCACCCAGTTCCCCGGATTCTGAGTGGCAGGCGTGCCGGCCGCGGCCCAGGCCATGCCGCCGATGGCGAGCACCATTATGGAGATCAGCGCCGCGGTAAAGATCCTCTTCAAATCATTCACCTCCCTTCTTCGTTTGTCGTAGAGCTGCTGCCTGGAGGCTATTATAACCACCGTCTGTGTCCATTCTGTGAACGAAGCGGTACAAAAGGCTGAAACCCATCATAATAAGTGTAGCCGCGCCGACAGGCCGCCTGTTGGTGGAAATTGATTCGGGGAGAAGGTCATGGTAGGATTGGCCTAGACGCTTGTCCCTACGGGATTGGCCGGAGTCTGGATTCCAATGGTTGGAGGCAAGGATCTTGGACCTCTTTCGCGCCTACACCATAGAGCGGGCGGTGGCCGCCCTGCGTGAACACATCGCTCCGGTGAGCAAGTCGGAGACCGTCGGCCTGCGCGAGGCCTTCGGCCGGATACTGGCGGAGGACGTCACGGCTCCGGACGACGTGCCCGGTTTCGACCGGGCGACGATGGACGGCTTCGCCGTCCGGGCCCGGGACACGTTCGGGGCATCCGAGGGCCTTCCGGCTTACCTGCAGGTGACCGGTGAGGTGCTGATGGGTCACCCTCCCGCGGGTGAACTGGCCCCGGGGCAGGCCTTCCGCATCGCCACCGGGGGCATGCTGCCGGACGGCGCGGACGCTGTGGTAATGGTGGAGTATACCGAGGATCTGGACGGGACGACCATCGGGGTCACCCGCCCGGTGGCGCCCGGCGAGAACACGGTCCGGCGGGGCGACGATATCGCCGCCGGGGAAAGGCTGCTCTCCGCGGGAAGACGTTTGCGGGCCCAGGACGTGGGGCTGCTCGCGGCGGCGGGCGTGGCCCGGGTGCCGGTGCGCCGGCGTCTGCGCGTGGGCATCATCACGACCGGGGACGAGGTCATCCCGGTGGAGGAAAACCCGGAACCGGGGCAGGTGCGCGACGTCAACTCGTACACCACTCAGGGTATGGTCCTGGAGTATGGTGCCGAACCCGTCCTTTACGGGATTATCAAGGACGACTACGCCAGCCTGGCGGCGGCGGTCGGCCGGGCCCTGCGGGAGACGGACCTGGTGGTAGTTACCGGCGGCAGCTCGGTGGGGACACGGGACGTGACGGCGCGTGTCCTGAACGAGCTGGGCGAGCCGGGGATCATCTTCCACGGCCTGGCCGTACGCCCCGGGAAACCGACGATCGGCGCCGTCATCGGCGGGCGTCCCGTCCTGGGGCTTCCCGGGCACCCGGTCTCCGCCATGATCGTGTTCCGCCTGATCGGTGCCCCCCTGCTCGGCGGTGACGGCCTTATGGCCGCCCTGCGGGCCCGCCTGACTCGCTCCCTGCACTCCCAGGTCGGTAAGGAGGACTACGTCCGGGTGCGGCTGATACGCGACGGCCGGGGCGAGTGGCAGGCCGACCCCGTCTTGGGCAAGTCGGGTTTGATCGCCACCATGGTCCGCGCCGACGGCCTGGCGCGGATCCCCCTGGAACACGAGGGCGCGGAGGCGGGGGAGATAGTGGAGGTTATACCCTTTTAAGATGTAAGGGGGCCGGGGTTCTCCCGGCCGAGCGACTTGCGTGAGCGTCGATACCCGGCACTCAACTACATTCCCAGGCAGCGTTACGGACCTTGGGACAGAGATGGGCGATGCGAGGCACCGGAGCGCAGGCGGGAGAACCCCGGCCCTGTCAGGATTAGCGGGAGGAGACAACCTCACTTATGAAACGGAACATCTACCTTACGGAAACCCCCTGGGAGGAGGCCCTGGCCGACTATCTGGAACACCTGCGCGCCGAAGGGGCGCTCACCGCCCGCCCCCCGGAGGTCATCCCGACCCGCGAAGCGGTCGGCCGGATCACGGCCGAGCCGATCTTCGCCGCCGTTTCCTCCCCTCATTTCCATGCCGCGGCGATGGACGGCTATGCGGTGCGCGCCGCCGCCACCTTCGGGGCCGGCGACCAGGAACCGCGTACCTTGAGACTCGGGGTCCAGGCCTTTCCGGTTGATACCGGGGATCCCTTACCGGAAGACTGTGATGCGGTAATCATGGTGGAGGACGTCCACCACCGGGATGAAGACACGATTGAGATCACGGCGGCGGCCTTCCCCTGGCAACACGTGCGGGTGATCGGGGAGGACATTGTGGCCACGGAGATGGTCGTTCCGGCGAGCCACGTCATCCGCCCCATGGACCTTGGAGGGATGCTGGCCAGCGGTGTCACCCGGGTGGCCGTCCGCGCGCGGCCGCGCCTGACGATCATTCCTACCGGGA encodes:
- a CDS encoding DUF5698 domain-containing protein; protein product: MGEILLGYLLIFGARVADVSLDVIRILLLTRGRRLWASLVGFTEVGIFIMVLNFVLRDGLTDPGKIIAYAAGFATGNYLGSLIEERLAMGYLSIQVFPSAGIASTVIQCLRDAGFGVTVVTGEGRSGPRPVLFVFIKRRDLPRALDILESCEPDIFFNVSDARSIHGGVFPQKMAR
- a CDS encoding FadR/GntR family transcriptional regulator, giving the protein MPEFKPIRRRKTYEEIIEQIKHMIAMGTLNPGDRLISEREMANRLEVGRAAVREAFRALEAMGIIEVRQGEGAFVRKCDLGSLIETIGLVLMTERDMIRELLELRKVLEVASAGLAALRHGQQDLDQMEQALVQMERDIVSGDLGEDADWRFHYAVAVATQNPLLVRLMNTIAGTMRQMLYAARRQFYLTPGTPQRLLREHRALFEEIRQGNMEQARQAMYDHLDKVEKAIIKLNWKSGKRCLLTGG
- a CDS encoding M15 family metallopeptidase, which produces MAFSLVLLAGIVLFPVEEGSRPLEQGQLGGKQIPLVVLGGGEGSLTQYDVRSVWLGVGRGAPPGGDETAEMLILDGRAFLAEHGRKSPAPSRALVDVEHAVGLADAARPAAFLSLSPGRPVTLAELNNQIISRLSGPAFVLGVGELVDISWRGKARGVLAGYVAPPGSHPLGGARDGAGEGEILWLETPVPFRPVMTPQETVAAARDGCARTSPAALGPGARFVSAAVYAWPSQKTKPAQDIVDPPLVDLSVFAPDIMQDVRYATPYNFTGQTIYPAARCYLARPVAERLSRVNRALMRQGYRLKVFDGYRPTSAHWRLWELAENRDYLASPWSGSRHSRGAAVDLTLVTLDGRPLEMPTEFDAFSDKAHRQAPMRETVRHNLEILTRALVAENFYPLPNEWWHFDYLGWAAFPLRDIPLD
- a CDS encoding GerMN domain-containing protein — protein: MKNKRFLRVTLALTLALLLAVSVVAPALAATDGREANSLTVYYVKKAANEVYLVRETHPTNHRILGWFALDEVIHGKARTPGVLHPFNPDTWVKSIVTVQGRTTVDFTAKILRDDVPWSVRQLAVQALVNTLTEFPETKQVRFTVNGVQYPWLYQYRTRDLSQVRGGEQGPVEPSISVNVHDWQWIGSPLAVRGKTGNFSGLVLVELKDYDGDLVARGWAWVGEGANGFSTCLTYETPQDWVGSLTVTTWNAGDWSKGPGLEVPVLFSRP
- a CDS encoding response regulator transcription factor gives rise to the protein MTQQTILVVDDEEPVQELARMYLAREGFRVVSAYDGEDALQRVHEHAPDLVVLDIMLPKLDGWTVCRTLRKELPVPIIMLSAKGEEYDRVLGLELGADDYITKPFSPRELVARVKAVLRRAKGDQGGEHVLTYGPLTIDYQARRVDLDGQEITLAPKEFDLLWTLAGHPGRVFSRDQLLSQVWGYDYFGDPRTVDTHVKRLREKLRGGGANYIKTVWGLGYRFEVPS
- a CDS encoding ATP-binding protein; amino-acid sequence: MKVRGFSPGRTLFARLLLSFLAVILVTIVAISAATSQLFANYYYSAKERELARKGQEMARLIESYGTGSGSTLSPTLLASLASFADAQVLVVDREGVAWGASPGMIGMMRHGYGGGPRPAFRLDAAETERLQRGEVLTGRGYDPRLERTVISAAVPFQGPDGQVAGALLLFAPVADLAATVTTVRRISLYAAGFSVVLAILLGYLLSRSLSRPLQEMGMASLAMAAGDYSQRVTVSGPAEVEQLATSMNHLAANLDQTVGALAREKKKLAGILAHMTEGVIAVDRVNRVILSNESACSILRLTGTDDAGLLAAAPDLADLLAGVLAEGRPHSAELEPGRGEGIIRATAAPFLDEQGRVEGAVAVIRDVTEQRRVEAMRREFVANVSHELRTPLTSLQGVLEAIQDGMLEDPGERERYVALAHRETLRLRRLIDDLLDLSRLQHGKASWEINAIDLADLSHRVAVQLRPYADKRQVGIDVEAPADLPPALGNEDRTAQVLTNLLENAIRFSPPGGRVTVTVADQEDRLLVQVADQGPGIPAEDLPHIWERFYRVEKSRARDFGGTGLGLAIARQIVEAQGGEVNVKSKPGEGSVFSFTIPAASGEEA
- a CDS encoding alpha-hydroxy-acid oxidizing protein, whose translation is MDLEAMRKVARERMQGYCRVCPVCDGRVCAGEVPGMGGVGTGAGFKANLEALARLHLNMRTIHDAVDPDTRLTLFGEELATPILAAPITGTPYNMGGALTEREFIGAIVTGSRMAGSLGFTGDGADPAMYDSGLEAVAAEDGRGVPIIKPRAQEAIRQRLARAEEAGARAAGVDIDGAGLVTMALKGQPVGPKTLGELGEVIAATRLPFILKGVMTVDEAELAVEAGAAAIVISNHGGRILDHTPGAADVLPQIVRAVGDRITVLADGGVRSGVDALKLLALGARAVLVGRPLVIGAFGGGADGVRLILEKMTAELKQAMILTGCRNLAEVGPRVLYRGD
- a CDS encoding Spy/CpxP family protein refolding chaperone codes for the protein MKRIFTAALISIMVLAIGGMAWAAAGTPATQNPGNWVNMVQSLGLTDEQAQKMRDLQAQFHQKMQAQRNKLQDIMFELRQMQFERDPDMNKVQQRLQEANTLRTQMREQAAQYREQMQSILTPEQQQKWKQLGPGARGYGMMRGQGRGMMGGGPGPYCPNGAAL
- a CDS encoding molybdopterin molybdotransferase MoeA, whose protein sequence is MDLFRAYTIERAVAALREHIAPVSKSETVGLREAFGRILAEDVTAPDDVPGFDRATMDGFAVRARDTFGASEGLPAYLQVTGEVLMGHPPAGELAPGQAFRIATGGMLPDGADAVVMVEYTEDLDGTTIGVTRPVAPGENTVRRGDDIAAGERLLSAGRRLRAQDVGLLAAAGVARVPVRRRLRVGIITTGDEVIPVEENPEPGQVRDVNSYTTQGMVLEYGAEPVLYGIIKDDYASLAAAVGRALRETDLVVVTGGSSVGTRDVTARVLNELGEPGIIFHGLAVRPGKPTIGAVIGGRPVLGLPGHPVSAMIVFRLIGAPLLGGDGLMAALRARLTRSLHSQVGKEDYVRVRLIRDGRGEWQADPVLGKSGLIATMVRADGLARIPLEHEGAEAGEIVEVIPF